Part of the Stigmatopora argus isolate UIUO_Sarg chromosome 3, RoL_Sarg_1.0, whole genome shotgun sequence genome, GAATGGTTGGCTGTCTCCTCGTGCACTGCGagcggctggccatcgatttaggacgtcccctgcctctggcctaaGGTCAGCTGcgataaactccagcaccccccgcgaccctaatgacaataaagcggttcagaaaatgaatgaatgaatgcaattttGTTCTTCAGGATTTGAATCAGTactttttgcattctttttacCCCAATACAAAGCTATCTATAATGCTacatattctttcattcattttctgaacagcttatcctcacaagagtcgcggggggtgcttgagcctatcccagctaactctgggcatgaggcagggggcaccctgaattagttgtctgacaatcacagggcacaagtagacaaaggacaaccattcacgctcacactcatacctagtgttcaaccagcctgctcAAAGTatggaccgacctgggctcgaaccctcgaccccagaactgcgagaccgacatgctaaccactctcccgCCAGGCCGCCACGCTACATATTCAATATGTCATTGTCATTCCACCAGTACGCTACATATTAGTATACAAGTATACTAATGTGTACTTTTGCCCTCTCTGCTTCTATGTAAAGTGTATACTTACCATCAGTCCAGACTGTCTTTCCTGTACTTTCCCTTGACGTCTTTCTCGGCTCCATTCTGTCAACTGTCCCAGCTGCAGCCATGATGAAAAGGCGGCAATACTTTGAATATTCAAATCAGGCCCTCTGTTTCTGCACAAAAAGAGGATTCAAAGATGCTTTTATCACAAGAGGGTGCAATTGATCCAGAAGACAATGGCGGGCCTTCCTTTTAAAGCAGAGATGGAATGAATGTGTGGTTGGTGAGAGCAGGCTTTGTCACCTCCTCCATTAGATGCTTACCGATCACTTTCATGTCTCCTTCAGATGATCTGAGCGAGCTCAAAGCAGACAGTAGTCCCCCCGAGGAGCACATCAGCGCCAAAGAGAGGGGCGTGCTGGACCAGGACGACGAGAAGCGGGAGATGGAGTGCGAGAGAGCTCACAAGGACGAGGATGGGGGGGACGAGGAGGACAAGAAGGAGCTGAGCGAGGAGCAGGAGCTGGAGGAGCTCAGGGCTCAGGTCCTGCAATTGCTTCTGGAGCTAGAGGACGCCAGAGAGACGTCCAGTAAGCATCAGGAGAGCTTCTTGGAGCTGCAAGGTGAGGAGatcacatgatcatttttttgggacacTGACCCAATGGGGGCGCTGTTcatctttctttaaaaatgtctgTTCAGAGAACCAACCTTACTTCACAATCACTTATTGGAGAGTTTGCAGAATCCTTAATGATCTATAATGCTAATTCCCCTGACAATGAAGTATTTTACAACTAACTAAATTAGATTATAAGGTAATTTAATATTTACATTCAGTGGATGCCTTTGAAACTGACCCGTGTTTTGGCCTTGTTGTCTAAACTTCCTCTAAATGTCCCTTGTTCGCCtaaatgtaatataatattataatataatatttgataatatatacatttaatatatttaatatatattttcctgCAGTTGTATTTTCAACACTGGTTGAACTGATGTTATCAAAAACTATAAAATTGTCTTTTTAGAATAgacttgaagtaaaaaaaatagaaacagaTATATAAACAGTCTAGCTGTTTTACTTTTTCATTAAACAGAAATATGTTTACAAAATTCATTACTGTCATAACTTGTCTTTCTAGAGTTCACTTCACAATGTTTTATTAAAACTGTGACTGCAAAATTTTTTATAGTGCCATGCAAACTCTTGGAGCCATCAATTCATGCAGAATTTGAAGTTAAGTGAAATGTTTTCATcctataaaaacacaaataataatTCATCTTCATAGTAAACAAGCCACCCTGTGTTGTAGAAGTTAACTCACCAGAATTTCGTTGACTCCTCCGAAAGAATCCAACAAGTGTCACCACTGAAGTTGTCTGCAagagatttaaaaatgtatgtcaAATCCCAAATAATTTATGTCGAGCAATAATTCATAACACCGCAGCTCGAGGAGCAACTCTAATGATAATAACATAAGAAAATGCCTCCAAGACAGTGCTGTTTTGTGTGATTTTCATTTTGTAGCCTACCCGCAGTCTGAGGGTGGTGCGCCACTATTATTCTTGTGGAAGAACGTCACTGCTCTCGTATTAAAAGACACATGACCGTCTCAGCTTGCACTGCAGCTTCCTTAAACAAACTGATATATGTCATCTATATATTGGCTCTGATGTCATCTTTTTACAGTTATAGAAAGGCCTTCTGGGTAATGACCTGCAGTCATCTCAGAGGTGTGTGCGTCATGCCAACAGACATGGCTGTTTGTGTGTATGGGTGGCGGCAGCAAATTTTTGTAACAACTGTGTACGCACAAGAGAAGCTTCCAGGCTTCCCGCTGGGATGCCTCAGCTGTTTCTCCACACCAACTGTTGGGGTTCCTCAGGGAACATTGTCAGAGAATGACATAAGGTGGATGGGGGATGGAGGTAGTGGTTATCCCGGCTACGGCGGCAGTTTTTCAGGGTGCCAATGATGCGTCGCTTACTCACACGGGCTGCGTGACATGAGCTTAACACAAATGACAATGATATAATTGAAAACAAGTTGGGATTTCCCCTCCTCTGAGGATTTGCTAAATTTTCCCTGTTGCACAAAATGCTTGACATGTCACACCATTCTGACTGAAGTTTGCACTCATTAAAAGACTTTACAAAAAATCACTAAAACCTGTCATTCAAATATGATCAAGTAgagtgaaaaatgatttttgagagTCAAATGTCatacatatgagggtagacttgaCAGAATGTAATAAATGGAAAATTAGATGGGATTTTGTGGCCATcgcataaacaaaaaaagtcaaaagaaaaCCCATTAGTTAGGGTCTTGTTCCTCTATCTAATGACATATGTGGTACAATGTGGCTTTGACAGTTTCAATTATTTTGTGTCCAAAAGGAGATATGTTGATTCCCCTCTCAAAAAATGTATGGCATATCTTGTTTCGAGCTCTagtaatacacacacacacatactcctCACACAAAGCCTCAAAAGTTGTTTTTGCCCCTTAGTTCAAGGACAAACAGCTTATCGAATTGTCATCTTTCCATCCGTCTGCTGAATTGACACGCTTCTCTTATCTCTTTTCCCATTTCCTCCATTTCCCTCCCTTTCCAtttcccctcctcttcctccataGGGCTGTTGGAGGATGAGCGCCTGGCTAGCGCCCATCAGGCCGAAGCCTTCACTCGACAGATCCAGAATCTGCAAGGTAGAATAGTGCAAAGGCTCATTTAAATTAACGTGTCAAATttctgatagaaaaaaaatatcacatttgcTGGTTTTAATATACAAATGTTAATTTCTGAATCTCATATCATCAGAATGTAGTAGGATTATGatcaaaagaaagaaatgtacGAGGTAAGAGACACTGTCAGCCCCTTATTGTCAGCTGTGGTATATTCAAGCACCCCCACATCGCCTTTGgcaaagaaaatgaatggttgttttgaaACATTGCATCTGGAGAGTCTTTTAATTCACAGTTGAAATAGTGATGCACAATTACATTACATaatcctttttcatttttgtacttTGTTATTTACTGTCgggttcaatcattcattttccataccgcccatcctcgaaagggttgcgggggttgctggagcttaacccagctgtcttcgggcgaaaggcagagtaTTTACTGTCAggtgaaaatggttaaaaactaCTGTAATACAATAAAGTTTTTGGTGCAGTGATGCTCTTAGCTCCTGAACATAATCTAGTATTCTAAATTCCAAATATAGTTATTTAGcttattactttttaaaatgttcaaataaagCAACCATGTCATCCCACAGTAAATTCTTGGCGTAAATGTTCCCACAATGAGGAATAATTCATAAGCAAAATGTCAGGAGACCCATTGGTTGGACTGAATGTAGAGTGGATTGCTTTTCAGGACTTGACTGAACTAGCACACTGGGGAAAAACAATTGATGACCTAATTTTAGGGGGATGTGTTTGAACACTACAAGAGAACATTTAGGATAGACTAAATGGACTATGAGGGATAAACAATGTATGTAGTGGGAAGCCGCATCTGCTACAATTCAAGAGAAATTATGTCAGCCATTGCATTTTATTGTGGTCGTTGCCTCTTCAAGtagaaaccacacacacacacacacacatgcagacacGCACACATAGCTATCAACAATTtgaagtgttcaatcagcctaccatgcatgtttattttctttttctttttctttttaaggatGCCTGTAGTGTTTGAAAACAAAGTAAACGATTTAATTTTGTTCGCATTTTTAAACACTCATTTAAAGCAGTAAATTGgggttttctttttatttattctatttgtttactttttataCATGTTTTACCTCCACCACCAGGAAAGATAAAATGCATATAAATGTATACAGTAAGTGTGTGATTGTCAAAAACTGATGCATTTGACGGTAACAACAAATATGTGTCTGCGTGCATGGGTGGGTGCacgcgtgtatgtgtgtttgcatAGTTGTTAATCTCCATGTGCATTGGCAAacagctggcaaccaattcagggtgtaccctgcttaCTGCcgattgttggctgggataggcttcagcatgcctgcaacccttgtgaggataaacggctcggaaaatgaatggatgaataaataaatacgccaGTATCTGAAGGATAGTTGCATTGTCGTCAGTATAttgtattataatatatatgtatttaggCTATTAGAGTATTAGGTAGTATAATAGTattataagaaaatgtattattagattagtatttcttcattttctatactgTTTACCCTTATGAGGCTTgcgggggagctggagccttaGTTCTTTTTTGCTTTGAACCCCCCTACCAGCccctccgctgctgctgattaggtgataggacagcttaggaggatcgaggcaaggaagatgatctttaaaacccccagactgagggactgtgcagtaacctcagtctcagtctgtagaaggtccccaccttgtggacttcctgtttgtggctccagttttttacctaggtctacaatgtcttgtgtgtcttgtctgtcttgctactgcaaccaagaaatttcgcgaatacgggatgaaataaagttctaacctaacctaacctaagcGGGAAGCATCCGGAATTGATTGCCAGCAAAACTGTGAAAAAATGGGCTCTAGTTCTTTGATAATTGGGCAGGGGGAGAATATGCCTTTTTTTTGGGAAAGGTTATACATATCAATACAGTTCAAGGGTATCagctcttattttttttgtgcaaatggGGTGAAAATGCTGGCAAGTCCTGATTTTTGTGCTAGAGTAGAATTTGCTGCATGACCGTTGATTGGACAGACTGGCCGGCGCCACTCTGGCCATTGTGATGAAGCAGAGTAAGAGTTTGTGGAAGTGTGCCTGGTGGAATGACAATTGAGAATATGGAAGGAACTGTACAGGGAAAATGAACAATGTACAATTTTTGAGTACATTGGGATGAATATGTTACCCACCTGTGATCTTTCCTCGCCTGCAGCCCAGCTGCGCTCAGTGCAGGAGGAGATGGAGAGcttggaggaggagaaagaaagcGAGCTGGCCGAGGCCCAAGAGGAGTTGCGTGTGGCCCAGGAGGAAGTGGTCCTCCTCCAGCAGGCTGCCGAGGAGGCTGCAGCAGAACGTGAAAATGACATCGCCTCCCTGCAGGAGGAACTGTGTAGGCGCAGGGCTGAGCTCCAGCGTCTCAGCGACGAGACGCAGgtgggaatgtttttttttggcagtTTTAATGAGGATGAGTCATAATTTGATGACATACTGAACATCCACATTTCATTGTCTCCATTGAGTACTATTAAAGTTTTTGATGACATGGTTTTTGTCATCTTACCATTTTACGATCAAGTACACTTATTTATGGCGCTTTAGATTCATACCTATGTCCTTGTTTTTATATTCGTTGATATAATGCATTTGATTTGTTATTTGGCTATTTTAatcgttgtttttttcttgggtAGAAAATCTTTTTGACGGCTGCCATTTTAAAAGCTGTATATAAATTAACTTTGACTTAAAGTCTAATAgttgaaaaaaacatcacacaaGGCAGTGATTCTAATAGTAATgtgctgttttgttttacatGTGTAGAGTATGCTATTACTTTGTACATAGATGTTAAGTCTGATAATAGCAACGTAAAATTTATGCTTATTTGGCTTTATACACAGGAGTACGATCTGGAAATCACTACTCTGAGGGCCGAGATCAGCATGAAGAGTCAGCGCAGGGAGGCTGAAAGGAAGGAAGGTGAGAATCTGACTACTAAAGAGGCCTTTTGGAACAAAGGCACATAAGAGCGCTTTCCGATATACAATTAGAGTAAATTATAGGGCTGAAAGTTTCCAATCAGATACAGCGATCCACACGTAGCGGCATATTGCGGcgtcttgtctttttttggtaCGCACTCTAAATCTTGAATAGTGCAAGTGTGCTCCAAATTCAATACAATTTAAACAGAGTTTTGGCAATAACATGGAAAGGTGGAAGACTGTGCTTTGGAAAACGTGCGGGATGTGATGTTTGTAGGCGGAACCACCTGTCTCCGACACAATAATAAGCAGGTTGCTTCACAATCCCCTTAACAGCCACCAGTTTTTTGGGATACCTTGTCTCTACCTGACTGAAAGTTAAACTAGTTACCTCACTGACTTGTGCTTgctgtgaaaaagtacagcagaACAAATGCATTTTGTAAGGGAAATCTGCTCAGTAAAATATGCCTtccacccgctcactcacttctcattctaattttcacttttttatgccAGAGCTCAAATCTATTTTCTCTCGAATAGCAGGGCCCCACGGTATTCTTCTTTTTCCTCATCAAATATGTcacttgagagaaaaaaaagtgtgcccAGTTGACATGTATGCTTCTAAAGTCTAAACTGAATAATTTCCCCATCTATAACACTTGTTTAAAAAGTCCACAGCTTTAGCTACGCTACTGACAAAACTGCACGTCAAGAAAACTCTAAAGCACCTTTCAAAGTGCACAAGACCATCTTGCAGCAGGACGTTAGCATCAGCCAGTCAAGCCCATAAATCATTTATGCCTTTAAATAAGTATTACCACTGTGATTATGGTGCCAAGGGAGCAGTGTGCGCAATTAGGATAGCAGGCTCATTAAGTCAGGGGGGATGGGAAGGTTGCGGGTGGTGGGGATATGTGATTATATCGCTTGATGTCACCGCTGGGCTCCAAGCTGGGTCTCTGGGAATATACTTCATGTTGTTTAATCACAGCATCCTTCACCCCTAGGGTATTTATGACTGCACAGAAAGAATAATGGGAATGAAGAAGCACAGTTTCAATTCCTTGAGAAATCAAAGTGGGTGTGACAAAACTAACAAGTTTTTCAAATTTTGAGTAATCATTCAACGGCTTTCTTTTCTCTGATTAATAGTGGATATGAATGCAACTGAACTCAAAAACAGGCAGGACTTTGAGAAATACTgaacattaaaatcattttcatgtCATGCGGTTTAATTTAGACTTGTATTCTGCTTTATTAATATAATTGAACCTAAAATTAGCTCCATTCTGcacgatgtttattttttaaactcagaTTTACCTGTGTAGCCGCTCATTTTGCAAGAATATGGAATTTGGAGATCTCTGTTGGCACGCTTATGAGCAGCAGCCTAGGTACATACTACAATATGCGCAAGTACAGATTATTTATCCTCGGTCCAAAAGTATCGGAGATGACTTTGTTGCTTACAGTATTTGAATGAACTCAAAAACTGTTTAATTCTATAGATTTTActctattttgaaaagaaatctAAGAGACTGTAAtacggtacatggtcgattggtcgccgatcttttggtcacccggaaggttattgataattaccatttaaatcgttgctcaaattccctaaatacaaactgcgaattactatttagtcatacttaatgccctattaattattaggctaaagaaaagctccaaatttcccgtacttttattgtgttttgttggagaacttgttaagaccctgactgacgtaccttcctaaggggacaactcatgtacatacaaactcttatacactcagtgaaactgctcagggccattgttggcttttattgatgcgtagaccgtgttgttttaccttgttttgttgccggtcttttggtcgtcggtcttttggtcgcctgttgtcgcggtccgggcgaccaaaagacggcgaccaaaagacggcgaccaatcgaccgcacacgctgtaATACTGtaaacatttataaaaaaaataaaatttgctgTTTCTTCTAAGGACCAGGAAATTGATTAATGACATATCGTTTTTTAGATTTTCGTGCCGAATAAAATTCAAATTGGCACGCTGATTCtaaaattaaattcattttttttaaagaaccacattttttttcccgtacaaCTTACCCACTTACTCCTATctatcaaggtattactgcgtttaagtaaaaatttaaaacagctTATAAAGAAGTCACAAATGATAAAAAGCTATGTCGGCTAAtgctaaaaaaaggaaatctgaCATCTTGCTTTTATACATATTAGATGAATGATTTTTCAACACTGAAAGCCTGTGCTCTGAAAGCTGGCACAAGTTAGCATCCACTACAAATAAATCCTTTAAATCTGTGGAAGCATCTTGCTTATTTTGACCAAAAGTGCACACTGCTTATCTTGGGTCAGAGAGTCATAGAAAAactcactgaaaaaaaataatgacgcTGCTCAAACTCCAATAACAAACATTACGTCCCTTAACCTGACCTATCCAGGCAATGTGGACGTGCTTAAGGAGGAGTGTCAGACCCTGCGGGAAGAGTGCCAAGCCCTAAAGGAGGACAACCAACGTCTCTCAGAGCGGCTGCAGCTGCTTCAAAGACAGAGGACATGGTGAGAGGTCATTCGTCAGCTGTGCTTAGTGGATCAGCTGACAGGGATACCTTTTAGAATAGTAGGGTAAAAACACCGGCCACCTGTTTGAGGGCTCCAGTGTTGTAGTAATATGAAACGTAGCATTGGCAGCCTGTGCATTTACTACCTGGGGCCTTCGGTGGGGACTTATTCAATCTCCTAATAGCAGTATTATCAAgtcatatttaaataaaacatctgAAAAAGCAAAAGACAAGAGCATAAAGCAAGATAAGTACTACATAAAATACGTTTTGACTTTGAAGATCCGGGGCATAATACATTGATGTGCCAAGACAACAGATCTTAATTCTTATAAGTTAGAAAAACATTGACCCAAAGTGGAAACCAGGCTATATTCTATAAAAAATTGCACTTTTTGCCCCTCACTGTCAGGCATAACGTCAGATCAGGTGGAttacaaattatatatatttcctaaagtACAAACtagataaacatttaaaaaataataaatattaaatgtttataTACTGTTATATTACTGCACCTTTAGACAATTTGGGAATATCCAGATGTTGATGTGTCTTGACATCATCACGTGGGAATGCATTGAAAGATTTTGAAATGACTGGTAATTCGTAATGTTTAGGGTAAATTGAGATCCACCCGTATGTTTATCTAATCTTATCTAatctaagcatttttttaaacataatagGTTACTTGAATGTATTTGAAGGCACATCTGAACCACTGGTTCCTTTTGTAACATATGAAACCCAAGAATTTGACCTTGATATCAGGAAGATAATTGTGGACTTTCGTAAGTTTGGTTCATCCTTGGGTGCAACTTCCAAATGCCTTACAATCCCATCTCTCCAATAACTATTTGCAAGGAAAACTTAACCTTTAACTTGTGACTACAGAGTGGACATTGATTTTTGTGTATATTACAGTAGTCGCTTTACCAGTTCTCCTGTTGGTTTTCCTCCCAGTTCCAGTGTCTACTTGTCCCTGAAGGAGGAAGATACAGGCACAGAGGGCAGCAAGAGCAAGGAGATGGTGACAGCCACTGACGATGTCATGACGGAGAGCTACATGACTATGGCCCAGTCAGACAATTGCCGGCTTGTGGACGCCTCCATCCAAAAGAACATCTCCTTTGACGGCAAGCCAGTGACACCCACAGGCTGGAATGGCGGCATCGGGGAGATCTTCTCGCTTAGGCAGCAGCTGAAAGAGGCAGAGGAGAAGGCTACACTGGTTCAGAGAGAGGTGGGGAGatattttggtgtgtgtgtgtgtgtgtgtgtgtgtgtgtgtgtgtgtgtgtgttttatgccACTGTCATGGAGAACTTACTAGAAAActgaacaaaacaacaacactcaTGTCATAAAATTGCTAAGACAGGATCTACTTTATGTGTCTTATATCTGAATGAAATTGTTTAGGATCATTTCAAGAGAaacattataataataataataataataataataaaggtcaacatttttattttctgtgaaaaaCAGCTAATGttatattattactattacttcATTTTTTCCTACACATAAATGGGTTCGTTTATCATGAGTTGGCCGGTTCATTACATTTTGTTGTGATTTCTGCAGTGTAACGGGCTGAAGCAAGAGCTCCAAGAGTTGCAGGAGCTATATGACAGCAGTCAGAAAGAGAGGAACGAGTTGGAGGAGGAACTTCAGCGCTGCAAAGCCGAGGTGGAGAAGTTGTCTGGGGGTGCTCAGGTGAGTAAGCTTACTAATTGTCCAATATAATAaaccaggggttgggaacctatgGATCGCAAGCCGTATATGACTCTTGATGGGTGCCAATGGATCTGCACTAACCTGCAAGCTAACAATGCAGCGTAacaatgtactttaaaagtgtcgaaattatgaaaaatgcacacattctATGGTATTTTTACGTTAGTAAAGTACggctctcaaggaattacatttaaaaatatgaatagtttaTGGT contains:
- the LOC144071667 gene encoding uncharacterized protein LOC144071667 isoform X3; this translates as MRACEYLMLSASYFVPLSPLLQLWWVCGVCDPLCRPHTLVCAFSPPLREAMDGLRLPPLIEEALDSTDDLSELKADSSPPEEHISAKERGVLDQDDEKREMECERAHKDEDGGDEEDKKELSEEQELEELRAQVLQLLLELEDARETSSKHQESFLELQGLLEDERLASAHQAEAFTRQIQNLQAQLRSVQEEMESLEEEKESELAEAQEELRVAQEEVVLLQQAAEEAAAERENDIASLQEELCRRRAELQRLSDETQEYDLEITTLRAEISMKSQRREAERKEGNVDVLKEECQTLREECQALKEDNQRLSERLQLLQRQRTCSSVYLSLKEEDTGTEGSKSKEMVTATDDVMTESYMTMAQSDNCRLVDASIQKNISFDGKPVTPTGWNGGIGEIFSLRQQLKEAEEKATLVQRECNGLKQELQELQELYDSSQKERNELEEELQRCKAEVEKLSGGAQGSEVGWNSILTVTAAAAMLLMMTGLLRALVRC
- the LOC144071667 gene encoding uncharacterized protein LOC144071667 isoform X2 → MRACEYLMLSASYFVPLSPLLQLWWVCGVCDPLCRPHTLVCAFSPPLREAMDGLRLPPLIEEALDSTDDLSELKADSSPPEEHISAKERGVLDQDDEKREMECERAHKDEDGGDEEDKKELSEEQELEELRAQVLQLLLELEDARETSSKHQESFLELQGLLEDERLASAHQAEAFTRQIQNLQAQLRSVQEEMESLEEEKESELAEAQEELRVAQEEVVLLQQAAEEAAAERENDIASLQEELCRRRAELQRLSDETQEYDLEITTLRAEISMKSQRREAERKEGNVDVLKEECQTLREECQALKEDNQRLSERLQLLQRQRTCSSVYLSLKEEDTGTEGSKSKEMVTATDDVMTESYMTMAQSDNCRLVDASIQKNISFDGKPVTPTGWNGGIGEIFSLRQQLKEAEEKATLVQRECNGLKQELQELQELYDSSQKERNELEEELQRCKAEVEKLSGGAQRFIHPSEHPVLSIPFIGMIVIVAVVWCWLSELASQRARGVR
- the LOC144071667 gene encoding uncharacterized protein LOC144071667 isoform X1, with protein sequence MRACEYLMLSASYFVPLSPLLQLWWVCGVCDPLCRPHTLVCAFSPPLREAMDGLRLPPLIEEALDSTDDLSELKADSSPPEEHISAKERGVLDQDDEKREMECERAHKDEDGGDEEDKKELSEEQELEELRAQVLQLLLELEDARETSSKHQESFLELQGLLEDERLASAHQAEAFTRQIQNLQAQLRSVQEEMESLEEEKESELAEAQEELRVAQEEVVLLQQAAEEAAAERENDIASLQEELCRRRAELQRLSDETQEYDLEITTLRAEISMKSQRREAERKEGNVDVLKEECQTLREECQALKEDNQRLSERLQLLQRQRTCSSVYLSLKEEDTGTEGSKSKEMVTATDDVMTESYMTMAQSDNCRLVDASIQKNISFDGKPVTPTGWNGGIGEIFSLRQQLKEAEEKATLVQRECNGLKQELQELQELYDSSQKERNELEEELQRCKAEVEKLSGGAQRFIHPSEHPVLSIPFIGMIVIVAVVWCWLSELASQRARYERSLSPCEQSRVLSHAVTLTFD
- the LOC144071667 gene encoding uncharacterized protein LOC144071667 isoform X4 translates to MECERAHKDEDGGDEEDKKELSEEQELEELRAQVLQLLLELEDARETSSKHQESFLELQGLLEDERLASAHQAEAFTRQIQNLQAQLRSVQEEMESLEEEKESELAEAQEELRVAQEEVVLLQQAAEEAAAERENDIASLQEELCRRRAELQRLSDETQEYDLEITTLRAEISMKSQRREAERKEGNVDVLKEECQTLREECQALKEDNQRLSERLQLLQRQRTCSSVYLSLKEEDTGTEGSKSKEMVTATDDVMTESYMTMAQSDNCRLVDASIQKNISFDGKPVTPTGWNGGIGEIFSLRQQLKEAEEKATLVQRECNGLKQELQELQELYDSSQKERNELEEELQRCKAEVEKLSGGAQRFIHPSEHPVLSIPFIGMIVIVAVVWCWLSELASQRARYERSLSPCEQSRVLSHAVTLTFD